From a single Phacochoerus africanus isolate WHEZ1 chromosome 11, ROS_Pafr_v1, whole genome shotgun sequence genomic region:
- the MSANTD4 gene encoding myb/SANT-like DNA-binding domain-containing protein 4, with the protein MKQLKRKRKSNFSVQETQTLLKEITKRKEVIFSKQLNTTINVMKRMAWEEIAQCVNAVGEGEQRTGTEVKRRYLDWRALMKRKRMKANIKLVGSGFPLPTSDLDDSLTEEIDEKIGFRNDTNFDWQNVADFRDAGGSLTEVKVEEEERDPQSPEFEIEEEEEMLSSVIPDSRRENELPDFPHIDEFFTLNSTPSRSAFDEPHLLVNIEKQKLELEKRRLDIEAERLQVEKERLQIEKERLRHLDMEHERLQLEKERLQIEREKLRLQIVNSEKPSLENELGQGEKSIHQPPDIETEKLKLERERLQLEKDRLQFLKFESEKLQIEKERLQVEKERLRIQKEGHLQ; encoded by the exons ATGAAGCagttgaaaaggaaaaggaagagcaatTTTAGTGTACAAGAAACTCAGACCCTTttgaaagaaattacaaaaaggaaagaagttatTTTTTCCAAGCAGCTCAATACAACAATTAATGTGATGAAGCGAATGGCTTGGGAGGAGATTGCACAGTGTGTGAATGCTGTAGGAGAAGGAGAACAGAGAACAGGGACAGAAGTGAAAAGAAGGTACCTTGACTGGCGAGCGCTTATGAAGAGAAAGAGGATGAAGGCGAACATTAAGCTGGTTGGTTCAGGGTTTCCCCTTCCCACGTCTGATTTAGATGACTCTCTCACTGAAGAGATAGATGAAAAGATTGGATTCCGAAATGATACAAATTTTGATTGGCAAAATGTGGCAGATTTCAGGGATGCAGGTGGTTCTTTAACTGAAGTCAaagtggaagaggaagaaagagatccCCAGAGTCCTGAA tttgaaattgaagaggaagaagaaatgttGTCATCAGTCATACCAGATTCCAGGAGGGAAAATGAACTTCCTGATTTCCCCCACATTGATGAGTTTTTTACTCTGAACTCAACCCCATCTAGGTCTGCATTCGATGAACCCCATTTACTTGTAAacatagaaaaacagaaactagAGTTGGAAAAACGACGGCTTGATATTGAGGCTGAAAGACTACAGGTAGAAAAGGAACGCCTACAGATTGAGAAAGAGAGGCTACGACATTTAGATATGGAGCATGAGCGGCTTCAGCTGGAGAAGGAGCGGCTGCAGATTGAAAGAGAGAAGTTGAGGTTACAGATAGTCAACTCAGAGAAACCATCTTTGGAAAATGAACTTGGTCAAGGAGAAAAGTCCATACATCAGCCACCAGATATAGAAACAGAGAAGTTAAAACTTGAGAGAGAACGCTTGCAACTAGAAAAAGATAGGCTGcaatttttgaaatttgaatcAGAGAAGCTGCAGATTGAAAAGGAACGCTTACaagtagagaaagagagactACGCATTCAGAAGGAGGGACACTTGCAGTGA